A region from the Candidatus Paceibacterota bacterium genome encodes:
- the murB gene encoding UDP-N-acetylmuramate dehydrogenase gives MEIKLKFPLRELTTLKVGGDARYFCLADNLNDLKEAFAFAKHEKVPILILGGGSNLLIDDKGFDGLVIKINFLGLDFCEVGDSAEVIAGAGENWDSFVATTVEHQLSGLENLSGIPGTVGATPVQNVGAYGVEVKDLINWVEAVNLETGEVKKFSNRECHFGYRDSFFKTLAGKKFVIVRVSYLLGRKFQPRISYTDLASYFADQRPVSADEVRVAVLKIRAGKFPDLSKIGTAGSFFKNPIVHHSVASRLKSRYPELPTFSHQGEHVKVSLAWILDKICLLRGFRHKSTGLFEKQPLVLVNYGEATAEEIKNFSQMVKNKVQDATGIEIEEEVQIV, from the coding sequence ATGGAAATTAAATTAAAGTTTCCTTTGCGAGAGTTAACGACCTTAAAGGTGGGCGGTGACGCTCGCTATTTTTGTTTGGCCGATAACCTAAACGATCTTAAAGAGGCTTTTGCTTTTGCCAAGCATGAAAAGGTGCCAATTCTAATTCTTGGTGGCGGTTCAAATTTGCTGATTGATGATAAAGGTTTTGACGGCTTGGTGATTAAGATTAATTTTCTCGGTTTGGATTTTTGTGAAGTCGGTGACTCGGCCGAGGTTATTGCCGGGGCCGGGGAAAATTGGGATAGTTTCGTCGCAACCACCGTTGAACATCAGCTATCGGGTTTGGAAAATCTTTCCGGCATCCCCGGAACAGTCGGCGCGACGCCGGTGCAGAATGTCGGCGCCTATGGAGTTGAGGTCAAAGATTTGATTAATTGGGTTGAGGCCGTTAATTTGGAAACCGGTGAAGTCAAAAAATTTTCCAATCGGGAGTGCCATTTCGGTTATCGTGACAGTTTTTTCAAGACCCTAGCCGGCAAAAAGTTTGTCATTGTCCGTGTCAGCTATCTTTTAGGTCGCAAATTTCAACCGCGCATCTCTTATACTGATCTGGCTAGCTATTTTGCCGATCAGAGGCCGGTCAGTGCCGATGAGGTCAGGGTGGCGGTGCTCAAAATCCGGGCTGGTAAATTTCCTGATTTAAGTAAAATTGGCACGGCCGGATCTTTTTTCAAGAATCCAATTGTTCATCATTCTGTGGCGTCTAGATTGAAGAGTCGGTATCCAGAATTGCCGACCTTTTCTCATCAAGGTGAACATGTCAAAGTGTCTTTGGCTTGGATTTTGGACAAAATCTGTCTCCTGAGAGGTTTTCGTCACAAATCAACCGGCCTTTTTGAAAAACAGCCGTTGGTTTTGGTAAATTATGGCGAAGCTACCGCCGAAGAAATTAAAAACTTTTCTCAAATGGTAAAAAATAAAGTTCAGGATGCGACTGGAATTGAAATTGAGGAAGAAGTTCAGATTGTCTGA
- the secA gene encoding preprotein translocase subunit SecA has product MAFLAKLFGNKGLSSAKVYEPLVLRINALEAEFGQLADGGLKAKTQDLKARLTTGAKLDDLLPEAFALVREAAKRTLGERHFDVQLLGGAALHFGKISEMRTGEGKTLVATLPAYLNALTGCGVHVVTVNDYLSRRDAVWMGQIYNALGLSVGVINHESSFVYDPAHKELDETRDGLGSFKVVHEFLRPVSRKEAYATDITYGTNHEFGFDYLRDNIEYDGNSIRQRQFHYAIVDEIDSILIDEARTPLIISAPTAESDDFYTRFAGIAEKLHQDSDYEVDEKLKAITLKDAGIEKAQKFLGIENIYTEGGIKYVHHLETAVRAKAIFKRDADYVVKDDEVIIVDPFTGRLQPGRRWSEGLHQAIEAKEGVKIQKESRTFASITFQNYFRMYEKLSGMTGTAATSSEEFFKVYGLDVVIVPTNREIARVDNNDQIFQTETGKFKAVAKKIKELNKTGQPVLVGTVSVEKNELLSAYLKSEGVPHQILNAKNHEQEGEIIAQAGRQGAVTIATNMAGRGVDIKLGGSPLVKSDYEAVKGLGGLFVLGTERHEARRIDNQLRGRSGRQGDPGATQFFVSLDDSLMRVFASDTIKKMMGRFNIAEDEPIENRLITKSLESAQTKIEGFNFDARKHVLEYDDVLNLQRKTIYERRRKVLLGEISDVEEVLKNFIELEGSDETIKQALAEKEKILGKEVFLGIVKRLILQTVDMFWVEHLEVMDYLRGSVNLRAYGQRDPLVEYKKEGLRMFKDMEASIRHQVLELLPKLQTDGFKQEAPARLQEVHDEAKLIVGNTDNPKAAPAQEGPKVGRNDLCPCGSGKKFKRCHGQ; this is encoded by the coding sequence ATGGCATTTTTAGCTAAATTATTTGGGAACAAAGGTCTAAGTTCGGCCAAGGTCTACGAGCCTCTGGTGCTGCGGATTAACGCTTTGGAAGCCGAGTTTGGTCAGTTGGCGGACGGTGGACTTAAGGCTAAGACCCAAGACCTAAAAGCTAGGCTTACTACCGGAGCCAAGCTTGACGATCTTTTGCCGGAAGCTTTTGCCTTGGTTCGGGAAGCGGCCAAAAGAACTTTGGGAGAACGGCATTTTGATGTTCAGCTTTTGGGTGGTGCGGCGCTTCACTTTGGAAAAATTTCTGAAATGAGAACCGGTGAAGGTAAAACTCTGGTGGCCACTCTGCCGGCTTATCTAAACGCACTTACGGGCTGTGGTGTTCATGTGGTGACGGTCAACGATTACCTTTCTCGCCGTGACGCTGTCTGGATGGGACAGATTTATAATGCACTGGGTCTCTCTGTTGGAGTTATAAATCACGAAAGTAGTTTTGTTTATGATCCGGCCCATAAAGAATTGGATGAGACACGCGATGGGCTAGGGTCGTTTAAGGTTGTGCACGAATTTTTAAGACCGGTCAGTCGCAAAGAGGCCTACGCCACAGATATTACTTATGGTACCAATCATGAGTTCGGTTTCGACTATTTGCGCGACAATATCGAATACGACGGCAATTCAATCCGTCAGCGCCAATTTCACTATGCGATTGTTGACGAAATCGACTCGATTTTGATTGATGAGGCGAGAACCCCACTTATCATCTCGGCGCCGACTGCCGAGTCGGATGATTTTTACACGCGCTTTGCCGGAATCGCCGAGAAGCTTCATCAAGATAGCGATTACGAAGTTGATGAAAAGCTGAAAGCGATTACTCTCAAAGACGCCGGAATTGAGAAGGCGCAAAAATTTTTGGGGATTGAGAACATTTACACTGAAGGCGGGATTAAGTATGTGCATCACTTGGAGACGGCGGTGCGAGCCAAGGCGATTTTCAAACGCGACGCCGACTATGTCGTCAAAGATGATGAAGTAATCATCGTCGACCCTTTTACTGGCCGTTTACAGCCTGGTAGACGCTGGTCGGAAGGTCTGCACCAAGCCATTGAAGCCAAAGAAGGCGTGAAGATTCAAAAAGAGTCTCGAACTTTTGCGTCTATCACCTTCCAAAACTATTTCCGAATGTATGAGAAGCTTTCCGGCATGACCGGTACGGCCGCCACTTCGTCCGAGGAATTTTTCAAGGTCTACGGTCTTGATGTTGTGATCGTGCCGACTAATCGGGAGATTGCGCGAGTCGATAATAATGATCAAATTTTTCAGACCGAAACCGGCAAGTTTAAAGCCGTGGCCAAAAAAATTAAAGAATTGAATAAAACCGGCCAGCCGGTTTTGGTTGGTACTGTTTCGGTTGAAAAAAACGAATTGCTCTCGGCCTATCTCAAATCGGAAGGCGTGCCGCACCAGATTTTGAATGCCAAGAATCATGAGCAGGAAGGGGAAATTATCGCCCAAGCCGGCAGGCAAGGTGCGGTGACGATTGCTACCAACATGGCCGGTCGAGGTGTTGACATTAAATTGGGCGGTAGTCCTTTGGTGAAGTCTGATTATGAAGCTGTGAAAGGTTTGGGTGGACTTTTTGTGCTGGGCACTGAAAGGCACGAAGCGAGACGAATCGATAATCAACTCCGAGGTCGTTCCGGCCGTCAAGGCGATCCGGGTGCGACACAATTTTTCGTTTCGCTCGATGATTCTTTGATGCGGGTTTTCGCTTCGGATACGATTAAAAAAATGATGGGGCGATTTAATATCGCTGAAGATGAGCCGATTGAAAACCGGTTGATTACCAAATCGCTGGAGAGTGCTCAAACCAAAATCGAAGGTTTCAACTTTGATGCCCGCAAGCATGTTTTGGAATATGATGATGTTTTGAATTTGCAGAGAAAAACTATTTATGAAAGACGACGCAAAGTTCTGCTCGGCGAGATTTCTGATGTAGAGGAAGTCCTTAAGAATTTTATTGAGCTCGAGGGTAGTGACGAGACAATCAAACAGGCTTTGGCTGAAAAAGAAAAGATTCTAGGCAAGGAAGTCTTTCTGGGAATTGTAAAAAGATTGATTCTCCAGACAGTCGACATGTTCTGGGTGGAGCATCTGGAAGTCATGGATTATCTGCGTGGTAGCGTTAATTTGCGCGCCTACGGCCAGAGGGACCCACTGGTTGAGTACAAGAAAGAAGGCCTACGAATGTTCAAAGATATGGAGGCTTCTATTCGGCACCAAGTCTTGGAGCTTTTGCCAAAACTGCAGACCGACGGCTTTAAACAGGAGGCACCGGCGCGACTGCAAGAAGTCCATGATGAAGCAAAACTGATTGTTGGCAACACTGACAATCCTAAGGCTGCGCCGGCGCAGGAAGGTCCGAAAGTGGGCAGAAATGATCTTTGTCCTTGCGGGTCGGGGAAAAAATTCAAGCGGTGCCATGGTCAGTAA
- a CDS encoding NUDIX domain-containing protein — MGNDANKENKKVGAGFGVMVFKNGDILLGRRHSDSDKADSELHGEGAWTMPGGKLEYGESFEDGARREVSEETGINLEDVRVICVNNDKNEHAHFVTIGLFSDKFNGEPKVMEPDEITEWQWFGINNLPTPLYFPSAKIVDNYNKKIFYTLE; from the coding sequence ATGGGAAATGATGCTAATAAAGAAAATAAGAAAGTTGGGGCAGGTTTTGGAGTGATGGTCTTCAAAAACGGTGATATCCTGCTTGGTAGGAGACATTCTGATTCGGATAAGGCCGACTCGGAGTTACATGGGGAAGGGGCTTGGACAATGCCTGGCGGAAAGCTTGAATATGGGGAATCATTTGAAGATGGAGCCAGGAGAGAGGTTTCTGAAGAAACCGGAATCAATTTGGAGGATGTGAGAGTTATTTGTGTTAATAATGATAAAAACGAACACGCTCACTTTGTAACCATTGGGTTATTTTCCGACAAGTTCAATGGAGAACCAAAAGTTATGGAACCTGACGAAATTACTGAATGGCAATGGTTTGGAATTAATAATTTGCCAACCCCTTTATATTTTCCAAGTGCCAAGATTGTTGATAATTATAATAAGAAAATATTCTATACGCTTGAGTAA
- a CDS encoding asparaginase domain-containing protein codes for MKITFIQIGGTIDKSYPRTMKGYAFEIGEAAVGRVLDKINPNFQYEIIPLLKKDSLDITEADREKILETCRNISDSKIILTHGTDTMTETASKLSGIKDKVIVITGAMRPEKFSDSDAMFNIGVAVAAVQTLPPGIYIAMNGRVYNWDRVKRDRADGKFVESV; via the coding sequence ATGAAAATAACTTTTATCCAAATTGGCGGCACGATTGATAAAAGCTATCCGAGGACAATGAAGGGTTATGCTTTTGAGATAGGTGAGGCCGCTGTCGGGAGGGTTTTGGATAAAATAAACCCAAATTTTCAATATGAAATCATCCCTCTACTTAAGAAAGACAGTTTAGACATTACTGAAGCTGATCGAGAGAAAATACTCGAGACTTGTAGAAACATCAGTGACAGTAAAATTATCCTGACTCACGGCACTGATACAATGACTGAAACCGCTTCAAAGTTAAGCGGAATAAAAGACAAGGTAATAGTAATTACTGGGGCGATGAGGCCGGAGAAATTTTCGGATTCTGATGCGATGTTCAATATCGGAGTTGCGGTTGCGGCGGTGCAAACTCTCCCGCCCGGTATTTACATTGCAATGAATGGGCGGGTTTATAATTGGGATAGAGTAAAGAGAGATCGGGCAGACGGTAAATTTGTCGAGTCAGTTTAA
- a CDS encoding HIT family protein produces the protein MKNKDNTRCVFCEIINGNSEERRITYEDELIVAFPDKNPATKGHTLIIPKQHFKDIFEIPEEILGQIGKMFKVLAKRLCDEHNATGVNIMHASGKDAEQSVFHLHFHVVPRYPEDNLKMWFHSRDKI, from the coding sequence ATGAAAAATAAAGACAATACAAGATGCGTGTTTTGTGAAATCATCAATGGTAATTCAGAAGAGCGCAGAATTACCTATGAAGACGAACTTATAGTTGCATTTCCGGATAAAAACCCTGCAACCAAGGGTCACACTTTAATAATTCCCAAGCAACATTTTAAGGATATTTTTGAAATTCCTGAGGAAATCCTGGGCCAAATTGGCAAAATGTTTAAGGTTTTGGCGAAGAGACTTTGTGATGAACATAATGCAACCGGTGTAAACATCATGCACGCGAGCGGGAAAGATGCAGAACAGAGCGTATTCCACCTGCATTTCCATGTTGTCCCAAGATACCCTGAAGACAATTTAAAAATGTGGTTTCATAGTAGAGACAAAATTTAA